The following DNA comes from Candidatus Eisenbacteria bacterium.
CCGGGGAGCGCGACGATGCTCCTCCGCTCGGCCCGTCCGGTCCGCGCGGCCGCCACCGCCGCCGCACAGGCGCCCGTGCCGCACGCCATGGTCTCGCCGGCGCCACGCTCCCACACGCGCATCTCGAGCCGCCCGCGGTCGATCACACGGATGAACTCGGAGTTGACGCGCTTCGGGAAGAACGGATGGCGCTCGAATTGGGGTCCGATCTCGGCGAGCGGCAGCGCCTGCACGTCGTCCAGGAAGACGACGCAGTGCGGATTGCCCATCGACAGGCAGGTGACCCGCCAGGTGCGCCCGGCGATCTCCAGCGGGTGCTCGACGACCTCGCCGTCGGCGTCGACCGGGATCGCGTGGCCCGACCACTCGGGCGTCCCCATGTCGACCGCGACGCGGCGCACGCGGCCGCGCTCGAGCTCGGCCCGCAGGGTCTTCACCCCGGCGTCGGTCTCGACCCGGAGCGGGTTCGCGCGGACCAGGCCGCGGTCGAGCACGAACTTCGCGAAGCCGCGAATACCGTTGCCGCACATTTCCGCGACGCTGCCGTCGGCGTTGATGATCCGCATGCGGGCGTCGGCCCGCTCGGACGGCAGGACCAGGATGAGGCCGTCGGCCCCGATGCCGTGATGGCGGTCGCACAGGCGGGTGGCGAGCGCCGCCGGGTCGCCGGGGAAGCCCTGGCGCGCGTCCACGAACACGAAGTCGTTCGCGGTGCCGTGCAGCTTGGTGAATTCCAGCGTCGCCATGGCGGGGGGAGGCTTTATATCCCGCGGGCCGAGGCCGGGGAAGGCGTGCCGCATGTGCGGGCATGCGCCGGCCCCACGTCGTGGCAGTGTGCGGACTGCACGCACGCCCGCTCTTCCGCACCTCTTTCTCCCGGTACGACCCTTGCTGTACGAAGCGAGCGGGCGTGTCGATGAACGGAGCGGTCATCCCGATCGTCCTTGGCGTGCTCTTCCTGTCGCGGCCGGCGCACGCGAGCGACTTCGAAAAAACCGTGGGCGCGGCCCCGGGTGGCACCCTCCACCTCGACCTCGACTGGCGCGGGACGATCGCCGTCACGTCGCACCACGCGGACACCGTGCGCGTCCAGGCGAGCGCCAGCGGCTGGCCGTGGGACGTGGCGTTCGACCTCGTCCCCGAAGGCGAGGGCGTTCGCCTGACTGCGGAGCCGACGTCGGCCGGCGACGCGGCGGCGCGCGTCCTCGTGTACGCGCTCTGGCCGTTTCGGCACGCGCACGTGGACGTCGAGGTCCGGGTGCCGGATCGCTACGCGGTCGAGGCCAGCACGCGCGGCTGGCGGATCGACGTCGGGGAGGTACACGGTGACGTGACGATCGCGGCCCGCAGCGGCGAGGTCCGCGTCCGGGGCGTCGATGGACACGTCGTCGCGGCGAGCGCCGGCGGCGCGATCGACGTCGCCGACGTCGACGGCGACGTGCGGGCGGTGACCAGCGGCGGCGCCGTCGGCGTCTCGCGCGTCACGGGGACGGTCGAGATCGCCACCAGCGGCGGGAGCATCGACGT
Coding sequences within:
- the dapF gene encoding diaminopimelate epimerase, which codes for MEFTKLHGTANDFVFVDARQGFPGDPAALATRLCDRHHGIGADGLILVLPSERADARMRIINADGSVAEMCGNGIRGFAKFVLDRGLVRANPLRVETDAGVKTLRAELERGRVRRVAVDMGTPEWSGHAIPVDADGEVVEHPLEIAGRTWRVTCLSMGNPHCVVFLDDVQALPLAEIGPQFERHPFFPKRVNSEFIRVIDRGRLEMRVWERGAGETMACGTGACAAAVAAARTGRAERRSIVALPGGELEIEWRDDDHIVMTGDAVEVFEGRIEV